Genomic DNA from Candidatus Koribacter versatilis Ellin345:
TCAAGTACCTGCCGGAATCCGCCGTCTCCCTTCCATTCAGTTCGCTGCAAGCATTCGCACATCTCGCGCTGCCACTCGGCATTTCCTTCTGGACTTTCCAGGCAATGAGCTACCTCTTCGACCTCTATCGTGAAGAAGAACTCGATCCGACGCTGGCAGAATTCGCGATCTACATGGCGTTCTTCCCGGTGGTGATTTCCGGCCCTGTTTGCCGCCTGCCCGACATGCTTCCACAATTCCGCTCCGATTCCAGAACCCAAACGGATGCGATCGGACGTGGCCTCACCCGCATCGCCACTGGCGTCTTGATGATGCAGATCGCGCGCCTGCTTGGGCAGGGCATTCTCTCTGGTGACGGAATCAACTCCGGCTTCGACCGCGCGACGACCTGGGGCGGCACCGATGTCTGGTGCCTGGCGTTCGGCTACGGATTGCAGTTGTTCTTCGATTTCGCAGGATATTCGCACATCGCCATCGGCGCGGCGCAGGCCCTCGGCTTCACCGTTCCCGAGAACTTCGATCGTCCATTCACTTCCACCACCCCCTCCGTCTTCTGGACCCGCTGGCACATGTCGCTCTCCTTCTGGATACGCGACTATGTTTTCCTGCCGCTGGCGGTGTTACGCCGGGAAGTCTGGTGGCGCAATCTCGCGCTGGTGATCGCGATGGTGCTCTTCGGCGCGTGGCACAAGGCGACATGGCTCTTTGTGCTATGGGGTGCATATCACGGCGTGTTGCTTGTCGCGCACCGCCTCATTCAATCGGCCCAGCGGAAGTACAACTGGAACCCCGGAGAAGGCCTGTGGACGCCACTTTCCTGGGCGGCAACGATGCTTGCAGTGAATTTCGGCTGGATCTTCTTCCGTGCGAATTCCTGGGAGCAAGCGCAGCGAATGCTCATCGCGGCGGTTTCGCCGGGCACCTATTCCACACATTCGCTCAGCGATACTCTGTACGCTCTCGTGTTCGCAATCGCGTTTGGTTACGCAATTATCCTGATGCTCGCCGACACACTACACAAACAGCAGAGCGCGCTTTCCAGCAACCGTTGGCTCTGGTTGCCGGCTGTCTATATCGTGGTTCTCCTGCTTGTGTTGGGGATGACCTACACTCGCGGTGCCGACGCCGCGCAGTTCATGTATCGCAATTTCTAAAATATCTGACCGTTAGGCGCGAAGACCGGAAAGCCGTCCCACGGCCGCGATTGCCGCAGTTCGTTCGCGCCAGCGTCGGGATTGTAGCGGAAGAGAAAGCGCCCAAAGCCATAGTGAAGAAGATGGTCATTCGGCGCCTGTTGCAGCGCCCGTTGATATTGCGCTGCCGTGTCCTGCGGGCTCTCGTCAGCCTGCTGCGCCTGCATTGAAATTCGAAGCAGCTGCTCGGAGTGGTTCGATTGGTTCGTGAACGGCGGCTTCTGCAACCGTTCCGCCATCTCGTGCGCGATTCGGATCCGATCGTGTCCGGTAAGCGCGAGCCATTCCTCGCATTCAGACTCTGACGGCACGTCGGCTTCGCCCGCCGTCGGCGATAGCTTGCCGGCAATCTTCAGAAACATCGCGCGCGCGAGCAGGTAATTTCCTGTCGGCGTCAAATGAACGTGTTCATAGATGAGATCGCCTCCGGTGATGCCATCAACGGCGTTCGCATACAGAAGTTGTTCTGCGTCCACCAACTCCGCGCCGCCGGATTCCGCCGTGCTGCGATTGATCGCGTTAATTCGGCTATCGGCGCGGAAGCGCAGGGTATCAAGGTCGCGGGCGCGTTCGAAGTGCTTGAGCGCCTCTTCGCGCTTGCCGAGCGCCAGTTGCACTCTCGCAATTCGAAACTCTAATTCCGCATACTCGTCGTCGATCGCAAGAGTTTGCGCGTAGAGCTTCAGTGCTTCAGAATGAGCACCGGCCTCTTCCAACTTCGCGCCCTCATTCACCAGAGTGTCCCACCGCTGCAACGCTTCTTTGCTCAACCCTGCCCGATGCAGCGAAGAGAAAGGTGCGCAGTCGCGCAAGTTCGTCGCTACGGTTGAGACAATCGCTGTCGCTCCCGCTCCGCGCAAGACCCCGATCGTGTCGCGTAGGTTGGCTTCGAAGTTCGCGTAAACATAAGGCATTAGAGGCGACGACTGCGGCACCTGCTTGTCGAGGAACATCTCCATGCCGCGCCATTCCAACTTCTGCATCCCGAGCTTGGTCAGCAGTTGTCCCGTGCGCGTGGTGTGGTACCAGATGCTGCTTCGAATCGCCGGTAATTCCATGGCAGACGCCGCAAACGCCGTCCCCGCGCCATACGGCCCCACGACCTCATTGTTCCCCGAGTAGATGATCACCACGTCGGGTTTGAGCTTCGCAATCTCGCGCGCGATCGGCAATCCAACATGCGAATTGATGGCAACGGTGCCCGTGTTCATTACCTCGAACCTCATCTGCGGATACCGATTGCGCAACATGACTTCGAGATAGCGGCTGAACCCATACGCCGGATCAGGGTCTCCCATTGCCGCCGATTCGCCGAGCACGAAAATTCGGTACGTGTTCTGCGCTTTCACTGCGGGAACCGCGAATAGAGTCGGCGTGTGAATGATGCCTGGAGGAAAATACGGCGCCGTGAAGAACAGGTTGTAGCAAGCCGCCGGTTGCTGTTCCATGGTGCAGGGAACGGTCAACGAAGTCGGAAATCCAACGTCGAAAACCCGCAGAGCGCCTTCCAGGCACCCGAGAATCAGCGCAGCTCCGAACACCGCGCAAAAGATCCGCATCACCCAAGTTTTGGCGGTGATGGGCGCGGTTACAACGGCTTGCGCTGTGGCGGACATGCGACCCGCTCATCATAGATTTCCTGCCGCACAAACCCCTGTGACGCCTATCACAAAGCGTCCGTTCAGCCAGCTTGCGTGAAATCGCGGAGCGCTGCGGGAATCTGCGCTACCCGCGCCCTCAGTCGGTCCGCCAATTGCCTTGTAAGTTGTTGAAATTATGAAGGCTTTCGTGGTGTGCAGGCTTGGCAGCTCAACTGCATTCAGTCTGGTTGGGCGGAGCTTCGCCATTGCTCCGCGGAAGTATCGAGAAGAGGTTTTCATGACCGAAATTACGCCACAACCGGAAGCCAAACCGCAGCTATCCTGGACGCAAAAACAGGTCTACACCATGAGCGCGATCTGCGTCGTACTGGGCTTGGTGTTTGGCTATTTCCTGCGCGGGTCAGAGGGCGCGAGCGCACACACCCGCACCGACGCGGCGACCCAATCGCAACCGCAGCAAGGCATGCCTCCCCAGATGGGTGAGGGCGGTGGTCAGCCAATGCCGTCGCTCGACGACATGAAGCGCATGGCCGACAAGGCTGCCGAGCCCTTGCTCGCGCAACTCAAGAGCGATCCCAAGAACCCGCAGCTTCTGGTGAAGATCGGCAGCACCTATAAGAGCGCGCATCAGTTCAAGGAAGCTGCAAAGTATTTCGGCCAGGCTTTGGAACAGAACCCGAAGGACCTCGCACTGCGCAATGAAACCGGCGCGGACTTCTACTATGCCGGAGACGTGGACCAGGCGATTGCAATCTTCCAGGACGGCCTGAAATATTCGCCGAACGATCCGGCGACTCTACTCAACCTGGGCATGATCAAGCTGCGCAAAAAGAACGACCCGAAGGGTGCGGTCGAACTCTGGAAGCAACTGCTGGCGACCAATCCGAGCCTTGAACCGCAGAAGAAGCAACAGATTGAGAAGTTGATCGCCGACGCGCAAAGCGGCAAGCCGCTCGCGTCGAACTAAGACTCACCGTCTACTTATCGCGCGCGTTGCTCGTGGACACTTGGTCCGCAGGGCAACGCGCGCATTCGTTGGTTTGCGACCAATGGCTGGCGCTGCCATACCCAACTGTTTTGATCCTGCCAAATCGGATCGAGGTCGGTCGCAATCATCGTTCGGATGTTGTAGCGATCGCAAATTGCGTCTACCTCGTCGAGCGACATCATGGTGCGATAGGGCGCTTTGAGTTCTCCGATAGCAGCTTCGCACACGCTCGGATCGCCACCGAAGGCTGCACCACAGCTAGGGTCTCCCGCGGCGAACGGATGGTCCGCGTACAAATGAATGAAGGCGATTGCGGCCGACTCGGCGTCGAACTGGTAGATCGCTTGTCGATCCATCCCCTTGTTTAATTGCGCTAGGCCTTGTTGCAAGTAGAAACCTTCGGCTCCGAGGTTCGGCAATTGCAGAAATGTTTCCGCGCGCGGCTTCTGGTTCGTTTCCACGTACCACACGAAACCGCGGAGCAACGCCACTTGGCAGATCGTGCCGAGTACGCCGATCCACAGCGCTGCATGCAGGAGTGATTTGGTTGCGCCGCGGAATCGCCCTTCCGATTTCAGTAGATCCGAAGCGATCGGCGCTGCCCAGATCAAGAGCACAAATTGAGCGGGCAAGATCCCGCGGAACCCGAGGTCATTTCCGTTGGTGACATCGGACTTGAAGATCGTCACGACAAACAGACAGCTTCCCAATAACAGCCAGGTGCAACGTTGCCATCGTTCCATCGGTGCTGTGCCCAGTGCCTCGCGCCGAAACTGGATAACAGCGACGCAAAAGAAGAATCCGAATTCGATGATGTACACCAGTGCAACGATCGGGATTTTGGCAAAATCGAGCACCACCGCGCTCTGTACACCGTGGGCACTCAGGAAGTCGATGGCCGCAGGGAAGTCGCGTAACGATAAAACGGCAAACCGGGCTCCCGCCGCAGACGACTTGGTGAGCAGGTCGCGTAAGTACGGCGCTGCGAAGAGCAGCGAAAGTGCGGAGGCACCCGTCCACGTTGCCAATGCGGTGAACCTTTGCTGTACCGCGAGCACAAGCATCCAGAGCGCGCAGAACACCGCGAACGTAAACGTCACATAGAGTGATAGTCCAGCGGCACTGGCGAACGCCATTCCGCCCAAAATCGCGGCCCAGATTTGTTCGGATCGCGAACGTTGCTCGCCTTCTGCAACGAAGAGCACCAGCAATCCCGTCATGCATGCGATCAACGCGGCCACATGGTGCGGCACCCAAAGCAGAGATCCCATCCATGAGGTGACTTGGTTCGGATCCCACCACTCCATGTCGGAGATCAAATAATGCAGTCGCGAACAGAGGATCGTGAAGGCGACAAGGTCCAGGCCGGTCACTGAAAGCAGTGCAATCCCGATGAGTGACTTGCGGCGCAGCTCAGATTGTCGAGTGAAGTGCTTCAGGAAAAGCGGTACCAGCGATGCAAGTCCGAAACCTGCCCAGACCAAGCTTCCGTTCAAGCAAGCGCGCGCCGGAATTCTGGCGAGTTGGCCCGGCAACGCCGCGACGACATACCAGTAGTAGTAATAACGCAGGGTCGGCGAACCGCCGATATTGAAGAACGGATTCAGCGGCGGTGAGCCATCGCGAATGGCGGCAGCAACGAATGGTACACGCACGCTGTGGTCGA
This window encodes:
- a CDS encoding MBOAT family O-acyltransferase → MPSRGALYILVFLVSLLICARSRSRGLRQGALLVGCYAVYMTWGSWFLAVLAGSTLMNFLLGRWIRRSPTRFALAVGIALNIVVLGTFKYLPESAVSLPFSSLQAFAHLALPLGISFWTFQAMSYLFDLYREEELDPTLAEFAIYMAFFPVVISGPVCRLPDMLPQFRSDSRTQTDAIGRGLTRIATGVLMMQIARLLGQGILSGDGINSGFDRATTWGGTDVWCLAFGYGLQLFFDFAGYSHIAIGAAQALGFTVPENFDRPFTSTTPSVFWTRWHMSLSFWIRDYVFLPLAVLRREVWWRNLALVIAMVLFGAWHKATWLFVLWGAYHGVLLVAHRLIQSAQRKYNWNPGEGLWTPLSWAATMLAVNFGWIFFRANSWEQAQRMLIAAVSPGTYSTHSLSDTLYALVFAIAFGYAIILMLADTLHKQQSALSSNRWLWLPAVYIVVLLLVLGMTYTRGADAAQFMYRNF
- a CDS encoding tetratricopeptide repeat protein, whose translation is MSATAQAVVTAPITAKTWVMRIFCAVFGAALILGCLEGALRVFDVGFPTSLTVPCTMEQQPAACYNLFFTAPYFPPGIIHTPTLFAVPAVKAQNTYRIFVLGESAAMGDPDPAYGFSRYLEVMLRNRYPQMRFEVMNTGTVAINSHVGLPIAREIAKLKPDVVIIYSGNNEVVGPYGAGTAFAASAMELPAIRSSIWYHTTRTGQLLTKLGMQKLEWRGMEMFLDKQVPQSSPLMPYVYANFEANLRDTIGVLRGAGATAIVSTVATNLRDCAPFSSLHRAGLSKEALQRWDTLVNEGAKLEEAGAHSEALKLYAQTLAIDDEYAELEFRIARVQLALGKREEALKHFERARDLDTLRFRADSRINAINRSTAESGGAELVDAEQLLYANAVDGITGGDLIYEHVHLTPTGNYLLARAMFLKIAGKLSPTAGEADVPSESECEEWLALTGHDRIRIAHEMAERLQKPPFTNQSNHSEQLLRISMQAQQADESPQDTAAQYQRALQQAPNDHLLHYGFGRFLFRYNPDAGANELRQSRPWDGFPVFAPNGQIF
- a CDS encoding tetratricopeptide repeat protein, with protein sequence MTEITPQPEAKPQLSWTQKQVYTMSAICVVLGLVFGYFLRGSEGASAHTRTDAATQSQPQQGMPPQMGEGGGQPMPSLDDMKRMADKAAEPLLAQLKSDPKNPQLLVKIGSTYKSAHQFKEAAKYFGQALEQNPKDLALRNETGADFYYAGDVDQAIAIFQDGLKYSPNDPATLLNLGMIKLRKKNDPKGAVELWKQLLATNPSLEPQKKQQIEKLIADAQSGKPLASN